The following proteins come from a genomic window of Sesamum indicum cultivar Zhongzhi No. 13 linkage group LG10, S_indicum_v1.0, whole genome shotgun sequence:
- the LOC105172093 gene encoding trans-resveratrol di-O-methyltransferase-like, translated as MGTIKQELRSELLEAGAHIWNQVFSYINSMSLKCVTELGIPEIIHKHDHVRRLMQTVVHSGFFVLEKVDSSDEQGYWLTPASRLLIGDHPMSMKAFVLSQLDSVLCEPWQHLSGWFQNIKDRTAFHNTHGMSFWELKEQNPRFGLLFDQGMGNDTPMVADVIARDCRQVFEGLGSLVDVGGGTGTLAKAIAEAFPEIHCTVLDLAPVVAGLEGTRNLKYVEGDMFEYIPPADAVLLKWILHDWSDEECVKILKRCKEAIKSNEKRGKVVIIEMVVDDQNSDHKSVETQLFFDMLMMTVVGGKERNQKEWAKLFFDAGFTNYKISPLLGIRSIIEVYP; from the exons ATGGGAACGATTAAGCAAGAGCTGCGTTCTGAGCTACTTGAAGCTGGAGCTCACATTTGGAATCAAGTGTTCAGTTACATAAACTCTATGTCACTAAAATGCGTAACTGAGCTCGGCATCCCCGAGATCATCCACAAGCACGACCATGTGCGCCGTCTCATGCAGACCGTCGTGCACTCGGGCTTTTTCGTATTGGAAAAAGTCGATTCATCGGATGAGCAGGGTTATTGGCTTACGCCTGCTTCACGTCTTTTGATTGGAGACCACCCCATGAGCATGAAGGCGTTCGTACTTTCCCAACTTGATTCGGTCCTTTGTGAGCCATGGCAGCATTTAAGTGGATGGTTCCAAAATATCAAGGACCGCACAGCATTTCATAACACTCATGGAATGTCATTTTGGGAGCTGAAAGAGCAGAATCCAAGGTTTGGGCTTTTGTTTGATCAAGGTATGGGAAATGATACCCCAATGGTGGCCGACGTGATTGCCAGAGATTGTAGGCAAGTGTTTGAGGGTTTGGGTTCTCTTGTGGACGTGGGCGGAGGCACTGGAACTTTGGCCAAGGCCATAGCCGAGGCGTTCCCAGAAATTCATTGTACGGTGCTTGATCTTGCACCTGTCGTTGCGGGATTAGAGGGGACAAGGAACTTGAAGTACGTTGAGGGAGATATGTTTGAGTACATTCCTCCAGCAGATGCAGTTCTACTCAAG TGGATATTGCATGATTGGAGCGACGAGGAATGTGTAAAGATCCTGAAGAGATGCAAAGAAGCAATAAAGAGTAATGAGAAAAGAGGAAAGGTGGTGATCATTGAGATGGTAGTCGATGACCAAAATTCCGACCATAAATCAGTGGAAACTCAACTCTTCTTCGACATGTTAATGATGACTGTAGTTggtggaaaagaaagaaaccaaaaagaatGGGCAAAACTCTTTTTTGATGCTGGTTTCACGAACTATAAGATCTCTCCCCTCTTGGGAATAAGGTCTATTATCGAGGTTTATCCCTGA